The Saprospiraceae bacterium genome includes a window with the following:
- a CDS encoding DUF1003 domain-containing protein — MIVSFISKKEIPVEEGVLGRDIREGIFDLIQSNFQGFGKDDWITSAELNHFRRRYLTSLISQERGELEKIDRDVVEAIKKNSILSENIQDEKENELSFGQKLADQVAEFGGSWSFIISFFSFIVVWVIVNIWFLAAKPFDPFPFILLNLLLSCLAAIQAPIIMMSQNRLEQKDRQRGEHDYKINLKAELEIKLLSEKIDHLLIYQNKKLLEIQEVQTDYLEDLMKAIKKL, encoded by the coding sequence ATGATTGTAAGTTTTATCAGTAAAAAAGAAATTCCTGTTGAAGAAGGGGTGTTAGGTCGGGACATCAGAGAAGGTATTTTTGATTTAATTCAATCCAACTTCCAAGGATTTGGAAAGGATGACTGGATTACTTCAGCTGAATTGAATCATTTCAGACGAAGATATCTGACATCTTTAATTTCACAGGAGAGAGGAGAGCTGGAAAAAATTGATAGAGACGTTGTTGAAGCTATTAAGAAAAATTCTATACTTTCTGAAAACATACAGGACGAGAAAGAAAATGAGCTAAGTTTTGGTCAAAAACTTGCTGACCAAGTTGCAGAATTCGGCGGAAGCTGGTCATTTATTATAAGTTTTTTTTCATTTATTGTAGTTTGGGTAATTGTAAATATATGGTTTTTAGCAGCTAAGCCTTTTGACCCATTTCCGTTTATTTTACTGAATCTGCTTCTTTCGTGTCTGGCAGCAATCCAGGCACCTATCATCATGATGAGTCAAAACAGACTGGAACAAAAGGATCGGCAGAGAGGCGAACATGATTACAAAATAAATTTAAAAGCAGAACTGGAGATTAAATTATTAAGTGAAAAAATTGACCACCTCCTTATTTATCAAAACAAAAAACTTTTAGAAATTCAGGAAGTTCAGACAGACTATCTTGAAGACTTGATGAAAGCAATTAAAAAGTTATGA
- a CDS encoding response regulator transcription factor, giving the protein MHKIKVAVYEDNIGLRDILTSIIRETEDLELAGEFGHCLDAVKNTKAFNPDVVIMDIDMPGRSGIEGVKDIKKYFPEVEIIMNTVFDDESRIFNAIEAGATGYLLKNYSLRTLLSCIRDVMAGGAPMSPSIARKVLTSSLAKKEENPAKQILTERELSILNLLSKGLSYKMVSDELYLSIDTVRSHIKRIYDKLHVHSVTEAVHRVFIDKNT; this is encoded by the coding sequence ATGCACAAAATAAAAGTAGCTGTTTATGAAGACAATATTGGCCTGAGGGATATTCTAACAAGTATTATTAGGGAGACAGAAGATTTAGAATTAGCCGGAGAATTTGGTCATTGCCTCGATGCAGTAAAAAATACAAAAGCATTTAATCCGGATGTAGTAATCATGGATATTGATATGCCCGGACGCAGTGGTATTGAAGGAGTAAAAGATATTAAAAAATATTTTCCTGAGGTAGAGATCATAATGAATACTGTTTTTGATGATGAAAGCCGTATTTTTAATGCTATCGAAGCGGGGGCAACCGGTTACTTGTTGAAAAACTATTCTTTAAGAACTTTATTATCTTGTATCAGGGATGTGATGGCAGGAGGAGCACCGATGAGTCCATCTATTGCCCGAAAGGTACTCACATCATCTCTGGCAAAAAAGGAAGAAAATCCGGCAAAACAAATACTCACTGAACGGGAACTTTCCATTCTGAATTTATTATCCAAAGGTCTGAGTTATAAGATGGTGTCTGATGAACTTTACCTAAGTATTGACACCGTTCGATCCCATATCAAACGAATATATGACAAACTACATGTTCACTCTGTCACAGAAGCGGTCCATCGTGTTTTTATAGATAAAAACACTTAA
- a CDS encoding ATP-binding cassette domain-containing protein — MAILEINGLTKKYGRITALNDLNLQIDAGNIYGLLGPNGSGKTTTLGIILGILKKDSGSFKWFDDRYGEDFRLKIGAILETPNFYPYLNADENLEIVRHIKKAENKNFDELLELVGLKDRRKSAFQTYSLGMKQRLAIAATLIGDPEVLIFDEPTNGLDPQGIAEVRNILQRVTSTGKTVIMASHILDEVEKICSHVAIIKKGVLLATGSVGSILNSDLTIELAAQDMEALKQFVSTLSIVKSLNEKAKWLEISVDSHFDFSVINKLAFEHGIILSHFVARKRKLEAEFLEITSKHN, encoded by the coding sequence ATGGCCATACTTGAAATCAATGGATTAACCAAAAAATATGGACGCATCACCGCTCTGAATGACCTGAACCTTCAGATAGATGCAGGAAACATCTACGGCTTATTGGGGCCAAATGGAAGCGGCAAAACCACAACACTAGGTATTATTTTGGGTATCCTGAAAAAAGACTCCGGAAGCTTTAAGTGGTTTGATGACAGATATGGCGAAGATTTCAGACTTAAAATTGGTGCAATTTTAGAGACGCCCAATTTCTATCCTTATCTGAATGCAGACGAAAATCTGGAAATCGTAAGACATATCAAAAAAGCTGAAAACAAGAATTTTGATGAGTTACTGGAATTGGTCGGTCTGAAAGATCGACGTAAGTCGGCCTTTCAGACCTATTCATTGGGGATGAAACAACGATTGGCCATAGCGGCAACTCTCATTGGCGATCCGGAGGTTCTGATATTTGATGAACCTACCAATGGTCTTGATCCTCAGGGAATCGCAGAAGTCAGAAATATTCTTCAACGAGTTACTTCGACCGGTAAGACGGTTATTATGGCATCGCACATTCTGGATGAGGTGGAAAAGATATGTTCACATGTTGCAATCATTAAAAAAGGTGTCCTTCTTGCAACCGGTTCTGTCGGATCGATCCTGAACAGTGACCTTACCATTGAGCTTGCAGCCCAAGATATGGAAGCATTAAAACAATTTGTCAGTACGCTATCCATCGTAAAATCACTGAATGAAAAAGCCAAGTGGCTGGAAATTAGTGTTGATTCACATTTTGATTTTTCTGTGATCAATAAACTTGCTTTTGAGCACGGTATTATACTGTCTCATTTCGTAGCCCGAAAAAGAAAACTGGAAGCCGAGTTTCTGGAGATTACTTCAAAACATAATTAA
- a CDS encoding ABC transporter permease subunit, translating into MINEIKYLFLLEWKKFRSNTVMIVLAGIHIVLSPFILLSVRNVFKDLPPPLPSSKVFYEFPTVWDYQGYAGTWFVSFCLGFMIIYMITSEVGNKTMRQNIITGMTRKSYFVSKLLSMLLIAVFATIIYTISTILIGIFNTEGIDIELIFDNNFAIARYFLTCLGYMSFAFLLAMIIRKGTLTILTYFLYMMMLEGVFRMVYGYFFKHRSMNFWPMNSIEDLMPFPLYRLPDYYINKEWDFKLLLSYGEATGMTIFYIILFLGLAWNSFRKKDI; encoded by the coding sequence ATGATAAATGAAATAAAATATCTGTTTTTACTGGAATGGAAAAAGTTCAGATCCAATACCGTCATGATTGTTCTGGCTGGTATCCACATTGTTCTTTCTCCATTCATTCTCTTATCAGTCAGAAATGTATTCAAAGATTTGCCACCTCCACTACCCAGTTCAAAAGTGTTTTATGAATTTCCTACTGTTTGGGATTATCAGGGTTATGCAGGTACATGGTTTGTTTCTTTCTGTCTGGGATTTATGATTATTTACATGATCACATCAGAAGTCGGAAATAAGACAATGCGACAGAACATCATAACAGGTATGACCCGAAAATCGTATTTTGTTTCGAAGTTGCTTTCTATGTTGCTGATTGCAGTGTTTGCAACTATTATTTATACTATATCCACCATTTTAATTGGAATTTTTAACACAGAAGGAATTGATATTGAATTAATATTTGATAATAATTTTGCTATTGCAAGATATTTTCTGACTTGTTTGGGTTATATGAGTTTTGCCTTTTTACTGGCGATGATTATCAGAAAGGGAACATTGACTATTTTGACATACTTCTTATATATGATGATGCTCGAAGGTGTGTTCAGAATGGTTTACGGTTATTTTTTCAAACACAGGAGTATGAATTTCTGGCCGATGAATTCTATCGAAGACCTGATGCCATTTCCTCTTTACCGGCTTCCGGACTATTACATTAATAAAGAATGGGATTTCAAACTGTTGTTGAGTTATGGTGAAGCTACGGGCATGACCATTTTTTACATTATACTTTTTCTGGGTCTGGCATGGAACAGCTTTCGCAAAAAAGATATTTGA
- the trxA gene encoding thioredoxin, with translation MAFEFTDSNFEETALSGGVAVVDFWAEWCGPCRLIGPIVEDLSKQYDGKAVIGKVNVDSNPEISLKYGIRSIPTILIIKDGQVVDKQVGVTTKAALETKILAQL, from the coding sequence ATGGCATTTGAATTTACAGACAGCAATTTTGAAGAGACCGCTCTGAGCGGAGGAGTAGCTGTGGTGGACTTTTGGGCAGAGTGGTGCGGACCATGTCGTCTGATCGGTCCTATAGTGGAGGATTTATCCAAACAATATGATGGTAAGGCTGTGATAGGCAAAGTGAATGTGGACAGCAATCCGGAAATATCTTTAAAGTATGGTATCAGAAGTATTCCTACGATTTTGATTATCAAGGATGGTCAGGTGGTAGATAAGCAAGTGGGAGTAACCACCAAAGCAGCTCTTGAGACCAAAATTCTTGCCCAACTTTAA
- a CDS encoding DUF58 domain-containing protein — protein MTFFENFDLKQIENIELLAKQVVEGFIIGLHKSPFHGFSVEFAEHRLYNPGEATRDIDWKVFARSEKMFTKKFEEETNLRCHIIIDSSSSMYFPQQNEEKKLNKLQFSALAAASLMNLLKKQRDAFGLSIFDSEVRIHTKARSATSHYRLLLTYLDTLIKDKTPQKTSATAKALHQLADSIHRRSLIIIFSDMFENNEDKENLFAALQHLKYAKHEVILFHVTDKKHELEFEYENRPYLFIDVETGEEVKLQSNQVKEMYVEKVKAYKDELHMKCLQYKIDFIEADINEGFNPILQSYLVKRSRLK, from the coding sequence ATGACATTTTTCGAAAATTTTGATCTCAAACAAATTGAAAACATTGAGCTGCTGGCAAAGCAGGTAGTAGAAGGTTTTATCATTGGTTTGCATAAAAGTCCCTTTCACGGTTTCTCTGTCGAATTTGCCGAACACCGACTCTATAATCCCGGTGAAGCAACCCGTGATATCGACTGGAAAGTATTTGCCAGATCTGAAAAAATGTTTACCAAAAAGTTTGAAGAAGAGACAAATCTGCGTTGTCATATCATTATTGACAGTTCTTCATCTATGTATTTTCCGCAACAGAATGAAGAAAAAAAACTGAACAAACTTCAGTTTTCAGCTTTAGCCGCAGCGTCATTAATGAACTTGCTGAAAAAACAAAGAGATGCATTTGGTCTGAGTATTTTTGACAGTGAGGTAAGGATACATACAAAAGCAAGGTCTGCCACATCACATTACAGATTGCTTCTCACTTATCTGGATACACTAATTAAAGATAAAACTCCACAAAAAACAAGTGCGACTGCCAAAGCCTTGCATCAGTTGGCGGACAGCATTCACAGACGATCCCTGATAATTATATTCAGCGACATGTTTGAAAATAATGAAGACAAAGAAAACCTGTTTGCAGCTTTACAACATTTGAAATATGCCAAACACGAAGTCATACTTTTTCATGTGACTGACAAGAAACACGAACTTGAGTTTGAATATGAAAACAGACCATACCTTTTTATTGATGTGGAAACAGGTGAAGAAGTCAAGCTGCAGTCGAATCAGGTTAAAGAAATGTATGTTGAAAAAGTAAAAGCTTACAAAGATGAATTGCACATGAAATGCCTTCAATACAAAATTGATTTTATTGAAGCAGACATTAACGAAGGATTTAATCCGATTTTACAATCCTATTTGGTGAAACGTTCCAGATTAAAATAA
- a CDS encoding polyphosphate kinase codes for MIKLSKISTEAPKDVNKKRAEAKTTDLASKIGDLQHRIYAEGKHSVLIILQGMDASGKDGIVKTVFANCNPSGIDAYAFKKPSTEEFAHDFLWRCHKLAPRKGYTMIFNRSHYEDIVIQRVHKWIDEERVQKRMAAINAFEDLIRFDNNTTVLKFYLHISEERQKEKLQERIDDPLKQWKHNPGDWEERKHWDEYMRCYEYAINESTTPWHIVPCDKRWYRNYVVAQAVCDALEKLNPQLPHLIPVSE; via the coding sequence ATGATAAAACTTTCAAAAATATCAACCGAAGCTCCCAAAGATGTGAACAAAAAGAGAGCCGAAGCCAAAACAACGGACCTTGCCAGTAAGATAGGCGACCTTCAGCATCGGATTTATGCTGAAGGTAAACATAGTGTACTGATTATTCTGCAGGGAATGGATGCCAGCGGTAAAGACGGAATTGTAAAAACGGTATTTGCAAATTGTAATCCTTCCGGAATTGATGCATACGCTTTCAAAAAGCCTTCTACCGAGGAATTTGCACATGATTTTCTGTGGAGATGTCATAAATTGGCACCACGAAAAGGTTATACAATGATCTTCAACCGATCTCATTATGAAGACATTGTTATCCAAAGAGTCCATAAATGGATTGACGAAGAGAGAGTCCAAAAAAGAATGGCAGCAATTAACGCATTTGAAGATTTGATACGATTTGATAATAATACAACGGTCCTGAAATTTTATCTTCATATCTCTGAAGAAAGGCAAAAGGAAAAATTGCAGGAAAGAATTGATGATCCATTGAAGCAATGGAAGCATAACCCCGGTGACTGGGAAGAACGCAAACATTGGGATGAATATATGCGATGTTATGAATATGCGATCAATGAGAGCACAACTCCATGGCACATCGTACCTTGTGACAAGCGGTGGTATCGCAATTATGTAGTCGCACAGGCAGTTTGCGACGCGTTGGAAAAATTAAATCCGCAGTTGCCACATTTAATTCCTGTTTCTGAATGA
- a CDS encoding RNA-binding S4 domain-containing protein — MNTLNKVRIDKWLWSVRLFKSRSMATDACKAGKVKVKEQNAKPSLLLVRGDILEVKKNGFNLSFRVIDLLEKRVSATLAAPCFEDITPQEELNKYKDWYVGKSGIEYRERGEGRPTKKERREIDDFKMMYLDDEFDES, encoded by the coding sequence ATGAACACTTTAAATAAAGTCCGAATAGATAAGTGGCTTTGGAGTGTACGATTATTCAAATCCCGTTCTATGGCAACGGATGCCTGTAAAGCCGGAAAGGTCAAAGTAAAAGAACAAAATGCAAAACCATCCTTATTGTTGGTTCGTGGTGATATCCTGGAGGTAAAAAAAAACGGTTTTAACCTTAGTTTCAGAGTAATTGATTTGTTGGAAAAAAGGGTGTCGGCAACATTGGCAGCACCTTGTTTTGAAGATATCACCCCACAGGAAGAATTGAATAAATACAAAGACTGGTACGTCGGCAAATCAGGCATCGAGTACAGAGAGAGAGGAGAAGGACGGCCAACCAAAAAAGAAAGAAGAGAGATAGATGATTTTAAAATGATGTATCTGGATGATGAATTTGATGAAAGTTGA
- a CDS encoding NAD(P)H-hydrate dehydratase, which yields MKIYNRTQLQEWDAYTIQHEPVKSIDLMERASLAFSDWFCTLIPNRTTKVCIFCGSGNNGGDGLAISRILRDRFYDVSVFICHISQQKSPDFLINYNRLVKRGDVKISDIYSNDFLPDINASQVIIDAVFGTGISRPMDGYWADLISHLNRFSEITRVAVDIPSGMPVDGIPEGACFEADFTCSFEVPKLSFFFVENKIYCGDWYVVKIGLSNTYAEKIESDTFFIEKQFISSKIRKRSKFEHKGHFGHSLIIAGSKGKGGAAVLASKACIRSGAGLVTAMVPECLNDILQVSIPEVMTITAGKNELVNMYHKALQYDAVGVGPGIGTSAEVSHTLRAFLQNCQKPLVLDADALNILSAEKKLKAFIPQNCIITPHPKEFERLFGKTKNSIERIALQQKMSQELGIIIVLKGAYTCISTPEGISYFNSTGNPGMATAGSGDVLTGIITSLLGQGYSSVDASVIAVYLHGLAGDLVMNDRGQESLIASDIILKLGEAFKSLTL from the coding sequence ATGAAAATTTATAACAGAACACAACTTCAGGAGTGGGACGCATACACCATTCAGCATGAACCTGTTAAATCCATTGATTTGATGGAACGGGCATCTCTGGCATTCTCAGATTGGTTTTGCACATTGATTCCGAATCGTACTACGAAAGTATGCATCTTCTGTGGATCCGGCAATAACGGAGGAGACGGACTAGCTATCTCCAGAATTCTGAGAGACAGATTTTATGATGTCAGTGTTTTTATCTGTCATATTTCTCAACAAAAAAGTCCTGATTTTCTGATTAATTACAATCGTTTGGTCAAGAGAGGTGATGTAAAGATTTCTGATATTTATTCAAATGATTTTTTACCGGACATCAATGCTTCGCAAGTAATCATTGATGCTGTTTTTGGTACCGGGATCTCAAGACCAATGGATGGGTATTGGGCTGATTTGATCTCACATTTAAATAGATTTTCAGAAATCACTCGTGTAGCTGTTGACATTCCTTCCGGAATGCCAGTAGATGGTATTCCGGAAGGTGCATGTTTTGAGGCTGACTTTACCTGTAGTTTTGAAGTTCCTAAACTGTCATTCTTTTTTGTCGAAAATAAAATTTATTGTGGTGATTGGTATGTTGTGAAAATCGGATTATCTAATACGTACGCAGAGAAAATAGAGTCAGATACGTTTTTTATCGAAAAGCAATTTATTTCTTCAAAAATTAGAAAAAGGTCCAAATTTGAACATAAAGGACATTTTGGACATAGTTTGATCATTGCGGGTTCAAAGGGGAAAGGAGGTGCTGCCGTACTTGCTTCCAAAGCATGTATCAGAAGTGGTGCAGGATTGGTGACAGCCATGGTTCCCGAATGTTTAAATGACATTTTGCAGGTATCTATTCCGGAAGTAATGACCATCACCGCCGGTAAAAATGAATTGGTCAATATGTATCATAAAGCTCTGCAATATGATGCTGTAGGTGTCGGGCCGGGAATAGGTACTTCAGCGGAGGTAAGTCATACCCTCAGAGCTTTTCTTCAGAATTGTCAGAAACCGTTGGTGCTTGATGCTGATGCTCTTAATATTTTGTCAGCAGAAAAAAAACTTAAAGCATTCATTCCTCAGAACTGTATTATAACTCCACACCCCAAAGAATTTGAAAGACTTTTTGGCAAGACAAAAAACAGCATCGAGCGGATAGCATTACAACAAAAAATGTCTCAGGAGTTGGGTATCATCATCGTGCTGAAAGGAGCATACACTTGTATATCTACACCTGAAGGAATTAGCTATTTTAACTCTACCGGAAATCCAGGAATGGCTACCGCCGGTTCTGGTGATGTTTTGACAGGCATCATTACTTCTCTGTTGGGGCAGGGATATTCTTCTGTAGATGCATCAGTAATAGCTGTTTATCTTCATGGTTTGGCAGGAGATTTGGTAATGAACGATAGGGGGCAGGAAAGCCTTATTGCTTCGGATATTATTTTAAAGTTAGGGGAAGCTTTCAAATCTTTAACTTTATGA
- a CDS encoding NAD-dependent deacylase, whose amino-acid sequence MKKIIVLTGAGISAESGISTFRDADGLWEGHDVMSVASPEGWQKDPVLVLNFYNERRRQLKTVKPNAAHHAIKKLEEKYEVVVITQNVDNLHEQAGSSQIIHLHGELNKVRSTGPDEREYFWTEDLSLGDLCDSGYQLRPHIVWFGEMVPMLEKAMVQCIHGDIFIIIGTSMQVYPAAGLIAYAAPGSPVYYIDPKPHISHELKVSPGLMVIEERATTGVVRLVEELLARVEG is encoded by the coding sequence ATGAAAAAAATCATCGTACTAACAGGTGCCGGTATCAGCGCTGAAAGCGGTATCAGCACTTTTAGAGATGCTGATGGATTGTGGGAAGGTCACGATGTAATGTCTGTAGCATCTCCTGAAGGATGGCAGAAAGATCCGGTTTTGGTTTTAAACTTTTACAATGAAAGACGCCGCCAACTCAAAACAGTAAAGCCAAATGCTGCACACCACGCTATCAAGAAATTGGAGGAGAAGTATGAAGTTGTCGTCATTACGCAAAATGTGGATAACCTCCACGAACAAGCGGGCAGCAGTCAAATCATTCACCTGCATGGCGAACTCAACAAAGTCAGAAGTACAGGGCCGGATGAAAGAGAATATTTCTGGACTGAAGATCTGTCCTTGGGAGATTTATGTGACAGCGGCTATCAGCTGAGACCGCATATCGTTTGGTTTGGCGAGATGGTGCCCATGCTGGAGAAGGCGATGGTACAATGTATTCACGGAGATATTTTTATCATCATCGGCACATCCATGCAGGTATATCCAGCAGCCGGATTAATAGCTTATGCCGCTCCTGGCAGTCCGGTTTATTATATAGACCCCAAGCCCCATATCTCGCATGAATTAAAAGTGTCTCCCGGTTTGATGGTAATAGAGGAGAGAGCGACTACAGGAGTGGTAAGGTTAGTGGAAGAGTTGTTGGCAAGAGTAGAAGGATAG
- a CDS encoding glycosyltransferase family 4 protein: MIRKKVLIITYYWPPAGGGGVQRWLKFVKYLREFGWEPIVYTAENPDYPIVDTSFLNEIQEDIQVLKHPIWEPYGFFRKLTGKKSKEKMDPGYLSQGKNFGWKEKVAVWIRGNYFIPDARCFWIKPSIKYLQNFLNDNKVDAIVSTGPPHSCHLIGLGLKKKTGIPWIADFRDQWTQIDYFKDLRLTSASENRHKQLEKEVLDTCDRVVTVGKNLAEGLLLITQNEIHVITNGYDETDRSIDKTKPTDDFSIVYIGTINDAQNPLVLWKAIKRLKDEGHELMNDLKIKIVGKAEDGVFTSIKSLGIGNVIEYVGYVPHHEAILHQQQAQILLLLINNTSNNKVIVTGKLFEYLASGRPVFCIGPKDGDAAVILEETNAGRTFEYNDIDGICNQLKAWYTLYKTNNLTSVSKNIEKYERKNLTKRMAALLDEITNL; the protein is encoded by the coding sequence ATGATACGCAAAAAAGTACTGATCATCACTTATTACTGGCCACCGGCAGGAGGTGGTGGTGTACAGCGATGGTTAAAATTCGTAAAATATCTGAGAGAATTTGGATGGGAACCGATCGTTTATACTGCCGAAAATCCGGATTACCCCATTGTAGATACATCTTTTTTAAATGAAATTCAGGAAGATATTCAGGTTTTAAAACATCCTATCTGGGAACCTTACGGATTTTTCAGGAAGCTGACCGGCAAAAAATCAAAAGAGAAAATGGATCCCGGTTATCTCTCTCAAGGCAAAAATTTTGGATGGAAGGAAAAAGTTGCTGTGTGGATACGGGGCAATTATTTTATTCCGGATGCCAGATGTTTTTGGATAAAGCCTTCTATTAAATATTTACAAAACTTTCTGAATGACAACAAGGTGGATGCCATCGTTAGTACCGGTCCGCCGCATTCCTGTCACCTTATCGGACTCGGTCTAAAGAAAAAAACCGGCATTCCATGGATTGCTGACTTCAGAGACCAATGGACACAGATTGATTATTTTAAAGATTTGCGATTGACATCCGCTTCAGAAAACAGACATAAACAGTTGGAAAAGGAAGTATTGGACACTTGCGATAGGGTAGTGACCGTAGGTAAAAATCTGGCTGAAGGCTTACTATTGATTACTCAAAATGAGATCCATGTCATCACAAATGGATATGATGAGACTGACAGATCAATTGATAAAACCAAACCAACGGATGACTTCTCCATCGTATACATTGGCACTATAAATGATGCCCAGAATCCATTGGTTTTATGGAAAGCCATCAAAAGATTAAAGGATGAAGGACATGAATTAATGAATGATTTAAAAATAAAAATAGTTGGTAAAGCTGAAGACGGGGTTTTTACAAGTATAAAGTCTCTGGGGATTGGGAATGTGATAGAATATGTGGGCTATGTGCCACATCATGAAGCGATTTTGCATCAGCAGCAAGCACAAATATTATTATTACTGATCAATAATACTTCGAATAATAAGGTCATTGTGACCGGCAAGTTATTTGAATATCTGGCTTCAGGCAGACCTGTTTTTTGTATCGGCCCGAAAGATGGAGACGCAGCAGTCATCCTGGAAGAAACCAATGCAGGCCGGACTTTTGAATACAACGATATCGACGGCATTTGTAACCAACTGAAGGCATGGTATACACTTTACAAAACAAATAATCTGACTTCTGTTTCAAAAAATATTGAAAAATACGAGCGAAAAAATCTGACAAAAAGAATGGCCGCTTTGCTTGATGAAATAACCAATTTGTAA